The genome window GAGGCAAGTATGGGTGTCACGTCCAGGCAACTGACCACGAAGACTGCAGCCTACTACGTGTTCCAGCACCTCGTGAATTCTCGCTTCTCTTTCCCGGAACCCCCGCCTCCATCCTTCAACGAAGAGGTGGGTCACGAGCTCCAGAGCATACTTATATCAGGGCTATGCTTCAGCCTACTCgtcggactcggacgagcgggaggagatgtcctcctcccgcaAGGCCGCGCTGGGAAAGCTCGCAAACCGACGCTTGGAAGCGATGCTTCGCTCAATGAGCGGCAAGCGCGTGGAAATTGCCAGGGCTATGGAGTtcgcgctcaagcgcgccgacgctTATGATGAGGTGAGTTATAATCTATTGCCCAAACTGACCGTACAGGTCACGCAGATCATCTGCCGCAGCTTGTGTGTTGAAGACACGCCCATCCCCCGCAAGATTGCCAGGCTTCATCTCGTGTCGGACATCCTGCACAACTCTGTGCGATCGTCAGCTTTGCTCTGCTGACACTCAGTCCTCAACGCTCCCAAATGTGTGGCGATACCGACAGTCGTTCGAGACACGGCTGCCCAACGTGTTTGAGCACTTTGCGAAGATACACAGCCGCCTCCTGGAGTACTCCGGCACGCTCTCTGCTAACGTTTTCATCCAGCAGGTCGACGCAGTATTGGACATCTGGGAGAGATGGTGGGGGGAGCCAGTTGATCGTACTGACGCCACAGGATGGTACTCACATCGGAAATTCAAAGCCAGTTGCGCCGCCTACTGCATGGCGAATGCACACTCGCCTCCCTGGCTGAGCCGCAGGCTCCAGCTGAACCTGAGCTGGAGGCTATGCCTGTGATTAAATCGGTGGGGTTCAAGTCGTCTTTCAAGCGCGTTGACCCGTCCACTAGGGCAGCGGCACCCTCCCCAGTGACAACTGTGGCTGCGGACTTGGATGGCGAGCCCGTTGAGGACCTTGACGGGGAGCCGGTTGACGATATTGACGGAGGCGTTGACGGGGAGCCTATCGATGTCGACGGAGAGGCCCTCGATGACGCAGACGGAGACgttgatggcgaggacatggagttggacatggacgaggaaTAGCGAGCCAAGCTGGGTACAACACGGTGTTAAGAATAGTGCCACTCTATGCATACGGCCATGTCGACATGTACTACAAGGTCAACTTCAAGTCGACCACTCCGCTCCACATCTTCTCGTTGATCTTGACCGCCTTGTCAAGGGCACCCTTCAACCGCCGAATCTCATCCTGAAGAGCAGCGACGTCCGCCCCATCAGAGACAGGCCCTCGCCTTGCTGGGTCGCTGCCAATATTCCGCGTAGGAGTAGCACGCAGGGCGGACAATAGGTTTGTCCTGCAGCTAGGTCGCAGAAGCACACCGACCTCCTGCGTATCTTTAGCTCCTCGGCTGGTGCGCATCCGCTCCAGGTTCCGGACGTCCATCACTGCCCAGTCCTCCGTTCGGACCGGCTTGCCAATGAGATCGGGAGGGCTCGGGAACGTCGACAAATGAGAAATTGCACCGCGATGCGTCGAGATGGTGCGAATGTGCTGGTGGGAAGGCAGCGAGTGGACGTGGATGTCACCTGCAGAGGTGCCCACCAGTAGGTGTGTAGCGCTGAGCGAAAGGCTCAAGCAGGTAACGGCGGCACTGGGCATCAATGGAAGCGGGGCATGAAAACTTACTCGACGTGAACGCAGGGAGTCACAAGGTTGATTGGGGTCGCACCAGCTccttcgccgccgacaGCCTCCACACGGCCCATCTGGGCTTTACGTTTGTAGAGGGGGATGAGGTAGACGTCGCCAGCCTTGGTGCCTACGTAGAGGAACCGCTCAGCTgggtcgacggcgagagTAGTCGGGACAGCTGATGGAGGGAGGACAAACGTCGCGAGCAGGTCGAATGGCGCAGCGAAAGACCACATCTTGACTGTTCCGTCCTCCGAGGCGGTCCAGCACTTCCCGCCGGAAACCCCCATCGTCTTTCCGAGTGTGACCGCCGTGATGGCCAGCGTGTGGTCGCCCAGGCTTCCCAGGGGTTTGCTGTacggcgacgatgagctTTCAACATCAGTGAGCTGAGACACGAGGAACACGTGCACGGACGCGTCAGCTGATGCGGTGACGAGGTACGCCGAGTCACTGCTGAAGGAGACGCTGGTGACGGTACGGTAGTGCGCGTTCCACGAGGCCAGCATCAATCCCGATGCAATCTGAGATCAGCACAGTCCGCTCCCCTGTACAAGCGACGTACCTCCCACATATACACCTGGCCGTTCTGGGACCCACCCGCCGCCCAGATGCCGTTTGGCGAAATGCTCAGACATGTCAACCGCTCGGGCAGGTGGAACTTGAGATGCTGCTGATCCTTCTGCCAGGCCCAGACTCCGACAATCGCCTTACCCTCCTGCACTGCCCAGACCGTTCCACCCAGGCCGTCGCGGCTGGGCACGTAAGCAAGGCAGTTCTTGGCGTTGCTCGACGTCTTGAACGCTTGGACGTGTGCCGTGGTCGTCAGGTCGTGCAACTGGATCGCGGGCGTGAAAGTCGTACGGGCTGACGACTGCGACGACTCGGCGGCGGAGCTTGATGAGAGAATGAGCTCCTGCAGAGccatggtggatggatCGTTACAATGTGGTTGTGTTATTGACAAGTTGCAGGTGGTCCAGTTTGAAGCAGACTTTTGGAAGTCACGTGATCGCTTCCAACCCAGCCAGTATAACCTCCACCAATAAT of Cutaneotrichosporon cavernicola HIS019 DNA, chromosome: 4 contains these proteins:
- a CDS encoding uncharacterized protein (RNA recognition motif); its protein translation is MIDYWYDNVPAKELLFLQDVSKRIREHGPGLLDTLKERERENPKFAFLFEKETAAYYVFQHLVNSRFSFPEPPPPSFNEEGYASAYSSDSDEREEMSSSRKAALGKLANRRLEAMLRSMSGKRVEIARAMEFALKRADAYDEVTQIICRSLCVEDTPIPRKIARLHLVSDILHNSSSTLPNVWRYRQSFETRLPNVFEHFAKIHSRLLEYSGTLSANVFIQQVDAVLDIWERWMVLTSEIQSQLRRLLHGECTLASLAEPQAPAEPELEAMPVIKSVGFKSSFKRVDPSTRAAAPSPVTTVAADLDGEPVEDLDGEPVDDIDGGVDGEPIDVDGEALDDADGDVDGEDMELDMDEE
- the IPI3 gene encoding uncharacterized protein (Ribosomal large subunit assembly and maintenance-related protein) yields the protein MALQELILSSSSAAESSQSSARTTFTPAIQLHDLTTTAHVQAFKTSSNAKNCLAYVPSRDGLGGTVWAVQEGKAIVGVWAWQKDQQHLKFHLPERLTCLSISPNGIWAAGGSQNGQVYMWEIASGLMLASWNAHYRTVTSVSFSSDSAYLVTASADASVHVFLVSQLTDVESSSSPYSKPLGSLGDHTLAITAVTLGKTMGVSGGKCWTASEDGTVKMWSFAAPFDLLATFVLPPSAVPTTLAVDPAERFLYVGTKAGDVYLIPLYKRKAQMGRVEAVGGEGAGATPINLVTPCVHVDAAVTCLSLSLSATHLLVGTSAGDIHVHSLPSHQHIRTISTHRGAISHLSTFPSPPDLIGKPVRTEDWAVMDVRNLERMRTSRGAKDTQEVGVLLRPSCRTNLLSALRATPTRNIGSDPARRGPVSDGADVAALQDEIRRLKGALDKAVKINEKMWSGVVDLKLTL